In Ruminococcaceae bacterium BL-4, one DNA window encodes the following:
- a CDS encoding conserved protein of unknown function (Evidence 4 : Unknown function but conserved in other organisms) gives MLNTHDILETIDMIDNENLDVRTVTMGISLLDCIDSDADKACGKIYDKICRYASKLVKTGEDISKEYGIPIIHKRISVTPIAMVAGACPGVNPVRYAKALDRAAKEVGVNFIGGYSALVHKGFAPGDYALIESIPEALSETELVCSSVNIGTTKAGINMDAVAKMGKVVRETAERTADRDCIGAAKLVVFCNAPEDNPFMAGAFHGVGEPDCVINVGVSGPGVVRAALHKCPDGDLTEVADIIKKTAFKITRMGQLVALEASRRLCVPFGIVDLSLAPTPAVGDSVAHILEEMGLERCGAHGTTACLALLNDAVKKGGIMASSHVGGLSGAFIPITEDAGMIDAARCGALSITKLEAMTAVCSVGLDMIAVPGDTPAEVISAIIADEAVIGMVNLKTTAVRLIPAIGKKVGDELNFGGLLGSGPVMELNSYSPAKLISRGGRIPAPMQSLKN, from the coding sequence ATGCTCAATACCCATGACATTTTGGAAACCATTGATATGATCGACAACGAAAATCTGGACGTGCGTACGGTCACAATGGGAATTTCTCTTTTAGACTGCATTGACAGTGATGCAGACAAAGCGTGTGGCAAAATTTATGATAAAATTTGCCGGTACGCAAGTAAGCTCGTAAAAACCGGAGAAGACATCAGCAAGGAATACGGAATTCCAATTATTCACAAACGAATTTCTGTGACCCCGATTGCGATGGTGGCGGGAGCCTGCCCCGGCGTAAATCCCGTTCGCTATGCAAAAGCACTCGACCGGGCTGCAAAAGAAGTCGGCGTTAACTTTATCGGCGGCTACTCTGCTCTGGTTCACAAAGGATTCGCCCCCGGTGACTACGCATTGATTGAGAGCATTCCCGAAGCACTCTCCGAAACTGAACTCGTCTGCTCCAGCGTAAACATCGGCACAACCAAAGCCGGCATCAATATGGACGCAGTTGCAAAAATGGGAAAAGTAGTCCGTGAAACTGCAGAGCGCACTGCCGACAGAGACTGCATTGGCGCCGCAAAGCTAGTTGTTTTCTGCAACGCTCCGGAGGATAATCCTTTTATGGCCGGTGCTTTTCACGGAGTAGGCGAGCCAGACTGCGTCATCAACGTCGGTGTTTCCGGCCCAGGTGTTGTACGCGCAGCCCTGCATAAATGTCCAGATGGTGATTTAACCGAAGTAGCGGATATTATCAAAAAAACCGCATTTAAAATTACCCGTATGGGACAGTTGGTTGCACTGGAAGCCAGCCGCAGACTTTGCGTCCCCTTTGGAATCGTAGATTTGTCTCTTGCCCCCACACCGGCAGTCGGAGACAGCGTTGCACATATTCTCGAAGAAATGGGTCTGGAGCGTTGTGGTGCCCATGGAACAACCGCTTGTTTGGCACTTTTAAATGATGCGGTGAAAAAGGGCGGTATTATGGCAAGTTCTCACGTCGGCGGCCTTTCCGGCGCATTTATCCCGATTACCGAAGATGCAGGAATGATCGACGCTGCCCGCTGCGGTGCACTCTCTATTACGAAACTGGAAGCAATGACAGCTGTTTGCAGCGTCGGGCTTGATATGATCGCTGTTCCCGGCGATACCCCCGCTGAAGTGATTTCCGCTATTATCGCAGATGAAGCAGTCATCGGTATGGTAAACCTGAAAACAACGGCTGTTCGACTGATTCCTGCCATCGGCAAAAAAGTCGGCGACGAACTTAACTTTGGCGGCCTCTTAGGCAGCGGTCCTGTAATGGAATTGAATTCTTATTCGCCTGCCAAACTGATTTCACGCGGTGGTCGGATTCCTGCTCCTATGCAGAGCCTTAAAAATTAA
- a CDS encoding conserved protein of unknown function (Evidence 4 : Unknown function but conserved in other organisms) — MRAVITVLGKDMVGILAKVTAICAENGVNVTDVSQSIMQDLFAMIMLVDLKDSKIPFDQLSDEFTALAKQEGLTIHIMHEDIFNSMHRI; from the coding sequence ATGCGCGCGGTTATTACAGTTTTGGGCAAAGATATGGTGGGAATTCTTGCAAAAGTCACCGCGATCTGTGCAGAAAACGGCGTAAATGTAACGGATGTTTCGCAGTCGATTATGCAAGATCTCTTTGCAATGATTATGTTGGTTGATCTGAAGGATTCCAAAATTCCGTTTGATCAACTCTCTGACGAATTCACAGCACTCGCAAAACAAGAAGGCCTCACGATTCACATCATGCACGAAGATATTTTTAATTCTATGCACCGCATTTAA
- a CDS encoding Histidinol-phosphatase, with translation MRYPFLSDSHTHSKYSEDGADSVMMLCKSALDQGLYAITVTDHCECNTYWEQHFHESVCQSWSETRRAAVSFQNNIHIFTGVELGQPMQDKSGANDILNACSFDFVLGSLHNVKDERDFYDFDYQHRDVRPVLSKYFEELLEMIRWGKFDSLAHLTYPWRYFEEYGIGIPIEDYQNQIDHVLKELIRQKKSLEVNTSGLRQKMGTTMPNEKILRRYQSLGGSMITVGSDAHRWADVGSGIEETLSMMRRIGFSHFTIYEKRAPVQVLISE, from the coding sequence GTGAGATATCCTTTTTTGTCTGATTCTCATACTCATTCTAAATACAGCGAAGACGGTGCCGATTCGGTTATGATGCTTTGTAAAAGTGCACTTGATCAAGGACTTTATGCGATTACGGTTACCGATCATTGTGAATGTAATACTTATTGGGAACAGCATTTTCATGAATCAGTTTGCCAAAGTTGGAGCGAAACTCGGCGTGCTGCTGTCTCCTTTCAAAATAACATCCATATTTTTACTGGGGTTGAATTGGGACAACCAATGCAGGATAAAAGTGGTGCGAATGATATTTTAAATGCCTGTTCATTTGATTTTGTTCTCGGAAGTTTACATAATGTTAAAGATGAACGTGATTTTTATGATTTTGACTATCAGCATCGGGATGTAAGGCCGGTATTGAGCAAATATTTTGAAGAGCTTTTAGAGATGATCCGTTGGGGGAAATTTGATTCTCTGGCACATCTTACTTACCCGTGGAGATATTTTGAAGAGTATGGAATTGGAATTCCCATAGAAGACTATCAAAACCAGATTGACCATGTATTGAAAGAATTGATTCGGCAGAAGAAGAGTTTGGAAGTGAATACCAGTGGCTTGCGGCAAAAAATGGGAACAACGATGCCGAATGAAAAAATTCTCAGAAGATATCAAAGCCTTGGAGGAAGCATGATAACGGTGGGAAGTGATGCACATCGTTGGGCTGATGTAGGCAGCGGAATCGAGGAGACCTTGAGTATGATGCGGCGGATTGGATTTTCACATTTTACGATTTATGAAAAACGAGCGCCTGTGCAGGTCTTAATTTCGGAATAA
- the yugG gene encoding putative transcriptional regulator (Lrp/AsnC family) (Evidence 3 : Putative function from multiple computational evidences; Product type r : regulator), translating to MDRLLTLLHENARLSNKQLAAMLDETEENISAAIADYEKQGVIRGYQALINWERVDTNKAIALIELRVSPKKNRGFDEIAGKVMSFPEVDSVYLMSGGYDLAVTVHGKSMQDVAMFVMRRLSTLDSVLSTATHFILTRYKESGVIMNQEEEKDERRDVYCD from the coding sequence ATGGATCGACTTTTAACTTTGCTGCATGAGAATGCCCGCTTGAGCAATAAACAGCTGGCAGCAATGCTGGACGAGACGGAAGAAAATATCAGCGCAGCGATCGCTGATTACGAAAAACAAGGGGTTATCCGCGGCTATCAGGCCCTGATCAACTGGGAGCGTGTCGATACCAATAAGGCCATTGCCCTAATTGAGCTGCGTGTTTCTCCAAAGAAAAATCGTGGTTTCGATGAGATTGCAGGAAAAGTAATGAGCTTTCCTGAAGTAGACAGTGTCTATTTGATGTCTGGAGGCTATGATCTCGCAGTTACCGTTCACGGAAAGTCAATGCAGGATGTAGCAATGTTTGTTATGCGTCGTCTTTCCACCTTAGACAGTGTGCTTTCCACCGCAACGCATTTTATCTTGACTCGCTATAAAGAGAGCGGCGTCATTATGAATCAGGAGGAGGAAAAGGACGAGAGGAGAGACGTATACTGTGATTGA
- the yugH gene encoding putative aspartate aminotransferase (Evidence 3 : Putative function from multiple computational evidences; PubMedId : 12670965; Product type e : enzyme), with protein sequence MIDYSKLLTKRIQQVRPSGIRKFFDIANEMENVISLSIGEPDFSTPWHVRQEGIKSLEMGKTWYSPNRGFAELREEICKFFDRHYHVQYDPKTEVLVTVGGSEALDLAVRCLVESGEEVLIPQPSFVCYEPMTQMAGAVPVIIETKEKDGFRLTPEELRAAITPKTKLLILPFPNNPTGAVMRKKDLEAIAEVIRGTNLIVLSDEIYSELTYGDQQHVAFSSLPDMRERTIVVNGFSKAFAMTGWRLGYAMGPKELIAQMTKLHQYAIMSAPTTSQYAAIEAMRHGDADIVYMREQYDMRRRLIVDGFNEMDLTCFEPEGAFYVFPCIKRTGLSSDEFCEKLLYAKHVAVVPGSAFGNCGEGYVRVSYSYSINHITEALSRIRDFLKQLGC encoded by the coding sequence GTGATTGATTACAGCAAGCTGCTGACAAAACGGATTCAGCAGGTTCGCCCCTCCGGTATCCGTAAATTTTTTGATATTGCCAACGAAATGGAGAATGTAATTTCTCTCTCTATAGGCGAACCGGATTTTTCGACTCCATGGCATGTGCGCCAAGAAGGAATCAAGTCTTTGGAGATGGGAAAAACATGGTATAGTCCAAATCGAGGTTTTGCAGAATTAAGAGAAGAGATCTGCAAATTTTTTGATCGTCACTATCATGTTCAATATGACCCGAAAACAGAAGTGCTTGTCACCGTCGGCGGCAGTGAGGCTTTGGATCTTGCGGTTCGCTGTTTAGTGGAGTCGGGAGAAGAAGTTTTGATTCCGCAGCCCAGTTTTGTTTGTTATGAACCGATGACGCAGATGGCGGGTGCTGTTCCGGTTATTATCGAAACCAAAGAGAAAGATGGGTTTCGCTTGACGCCGGAAGAACTGCGCGCAGCGATCACGCCGAAGACCAAACTCCTTATACTGCCGTTTCCAAATAATCCGACGGGAGCAGTTATGCGGAAAAAAGATCTGGAAGCGATTGCCGAAGTGATTCGTGGGACCAATCTGATTGTCCTTTCTGATGAAATTTATAGTGAACTGACTTATGGAGATCAGCAGCATGTTGCATTTTCGTCCCTTCCGGACATGCGCGAGCGTACGATCGTTGTCAATGGCTTTTCAAAAGCATTTGCGATGACTGGCTGGCGTTTGGGGTATGCTATGGGGCCAAAAGAGCTGATTGCGCAGATGACAAAGCTTCATCAGTATGCAATTATGAGTGCTCCGACTACCAGCCAATATGCAGCGATTGAAGCGATGCGCCATGGAGATGCTGATATCGTTTATATGCGCGAGCAGTATGATATGCGTCGCCGGCTGATTGTTGACGGCTTTAACGAAATGGACTTGACCTGCTTTGAGCCGGAAGGTGCTTTTTATGTTTTCCCATGTATTAAGCGTACGGGACTTTCGAGTGATGAATTTTGTGAAAAATTGCTTTATGCAAAGCATGTAGCAGTTGTGCCTGGCAGTGCCTTTGGAAATTGTGGGGAAGGATACGTTCGTGTTTCGTATTCTTACAGTATCAATCATATTACAGAAGCGCTTTCCAGAATTCGCGACTTTTTGAAGCAGCTTGGGTGCTGA
- the ispE gene encoding 4-diphosphocytidyl-2-C-methyl-D-erythritol kinase, which produces MEPFVVKAYAKLNLALDLVGKREDGYHLLRMVNQSVSLADRLTILPSDILFVKCDDADLPDGPENIVYRAAKHFYEIVPEAPKIQIQIEKHIPHEAGLGGGSTDAAAVLQILNQISGKPFSEKALLALGERIGADVPFCIKGGTALVEGIGEQIALLNEMPACKIVLCKPKIGVETKAAFEMADRLPSLEACYSENVKQAVKEGNLIKLSASLGNFFEDILKLPEILKLKAAFLKMGALGAAMTGSGSVVFGIFEDPILAQKCVDSLKKQYDETFLCEPVSVPLQIEP; this is translated from the coding sequence ATGGAACCGTTTGTTGTAAAAGCTTATGCAAAGCTTAATCTTGCGCTGGATCTGGTTGGGAAAAGAGAAGATGGGTATCATCTTCTGCGTATGGTGAATCAAAGCGTTAGTCTTGCTGACCGCTTGACAATCCTGCCAAGTGATATTCTGTTCGTAAAGTGTGACGATGCAGATCTGCCCGACGGTCCCGAAAATATTGTTTATCGTGCAGCAAAACATTTTTACGAAATCGTTCCCGAAGCACCTAAAATTCAAATTCAAATCGAAAAACATATTCCACACGAAGCGGGACTCGGCGGTGGCAGTACCGATGCCGCAGCCGTTCTGCAAATTTTAAATCAGATTTCAGGAAAACCATTTTCAGAGAAAGCGCTGCTTGCACTTGGTGAAAGAATTGGAGCAGATGTGCCGTTTTGTATCAAGGGCGGCACAGCTTTAGTCGAGGGAATCGGAGAGCAGATTGCTCTGTTAAATGAAATGCCTGCCTGCAAAATTGTTTTATGTAAACCTAAAATTGGAGTGGAAACAAAGGCAGCTTTTGAGATGGCGGATCGGTTGCCTTCTTTAGAAGCATGCTACAGCGAAAATGTAAAGCAGGCGGTCAAAGAAGGAAATCTGATAAAGCTTTCAGCTTCTCTTGGAAACTTCTTTGAAGATATTCTAAAACTTCCGGAAATTTTGAAATTGAAGGCAGCTTTTTTGAAAATGGGAGCGCTTGGTGCCGCAATGACAGGCAGTGGATCTGTGGTATTTGGAATTTTTGAGGATCCTATTTTGGCGCAGAAATGCGTGGATTCCTTAAAAAAGCAATATGATGAAACTTTTTTGTGTGAACCGGTCTCAGTTCCGCTTCAAATTGAGCCATAA
- a CDS encoding Stage II sporulation protein required for processing of pro-sigma-E (SpoIIR) — MRLFTKAVAAALVLCLAISCTGITAAGEGISDRVLRLHVLANSDSEEDQALKLKVRDRVLSVSEQWFKNVDSRYEAQEAAEEHLADLKEAGEQVLKENGSDDPVEVRLEDCWFPTRTYGNVTLPAGTYRALRVLIGEGKGHNWWCVLFPALCLPGAEQDNNTLSDVLTPAQEQMTQPGFAVKFKTVELYEEIRQWLSQNS; from the coding sequence ATGCGCCTTTTTACAAAAGCAGTTGCTGCAGCGTTAGTTCTTTGTTTGGCAATTTCCTGTACGGGGATCACTGCTGCAGGGGAAGGAATTTCTGATCGGGTTTTACGGCTGCACGTTCTTGCAAATTCAGATTCAGAAGAGGATCAAGCATTAAAACTAAAAGTACGGGATCGGGTTCTTTCAGTTAGTGAACAATGGTTCAAAAATGTGGATAGTCGTTACGAAGCACAAGAAGCTGCCGAGGAGCATCTTGCAGATTTAAAGGAAGCCGGAGAACAAGTTCTGAAAGAAAATGGAAGTGACGATCCGGTGGAGGTGCGATTAGAAGACTGCTGGTTCCCCACGAGAACCTATGGAAATGTAACATTGCCTGCCGGTACTTATCGGGCGCTCCGCGTTTTAATCGGCGAAGGGAAAGGGCATAATTGGTGGTGTGTGCTGTTTCCGGCGCTTTGTCTGCCGGGTGCGGAGCAGGATAATAATACTCTTTCCGATGTATTAACTCCGGCGCAGGAACAGATGACACAGCCGGGATTTGCCGTTAAATTTAAAACAGTGGAACTCTATGAAGAAATTCGCCAATGGCTTTCTCAAAACTCCTAG
- a CDS encoding ATP-dependent nuclease, subunit B: MLHLLLGRSGSGKTRTVQEELRKHAKSEEEKLFLLVPEQASFENERTILHALGAKDAQKIYVLSFSRLCDLLGRTYGAMAGKRLSAGGRIILMNMALEQVRDRLHFYRKNANGTELISTLLQGESEFKMCRVSPEDLQRASLSAQTPNLKQKLSELSLILSSYEALVSQSYLDPQDDLTRAANLLEAHPFFENAVVYIDGFQSFTMQEYEILKFVIRQSKEVTISLCADQLADPEHGLGLFSFVRETAQKLIRLAREGNVPVAAPTILPEGKRFLSEDLAKLEANLYRGKREKADKSAEQIHLYAAQNLYDEAQFAAASIRRFLVNGTYRCREIAVAARSLEPYRGILNAAFERYEIPFFMDEAQNIIAQPLMRLTLSALKAVSSGFETEEILTCIKTNLLGIDENMQSQLENYCFVWQLNKSAWQAPFTMHPGGFVSKWTEKDQDLLVELNEVREKIITPMVHLREKTKDTDGKGMAKAVYDYLTEAGVQENLRNFADSLEKGGAPALADNTLRLWDLLMEILDQCAMTISERPISRTSFLELLRMVISESEMASIPQGLDEVTIGAANRIRMAKPKVVFLLGVCQGEFPQTPSSGGILSFSERISLIDHGLPLSDPLSGVAVQERFLAYQMASAPSERLYVSWPINSSDGTQKQPSSLVSEISALFPHCPVESEMTLPESYFAGSKKAAFELLARRWNHKTAVEASLRQLFSETGEEARMSALEKASKRETAAFQDPENAQKIFPKNMRVSATQIETYHQCRFRYFCRYGMNIEERRMAKLDALEYGSLMHYLLEHLFREIGAKKILKLGQKELRKNVDQQLLSYAQEKLGGTETQTARFSWLLQRVAEAACVVIWHIAEELSQSRFSPTDFELPVGQSEIPGLKISLSDGGSVEVDGKIDRVDADEIDGNTYLRVVDYKTGKKMFHLSDILDGTNLQMLIYLAALCENGGSHWKNPKPAGILYMPADRPAFTASRKTDDETIQKDQNKKLRMNGLLLDAPGILSDMEEDGKGTYIPAALKNGASTAKSSVVSSRDFELILQSIRKMVKEMAEELHRGNVEAQPLKDRNTACKWCPYGAVCMTEEGMPVRETKSNVSVTETVEILRRGESDGT, encoded by the coding sequence ATGCTGCATTTATTGTTGGGGCGTTCTGGAAGCGGAAAGACAAGAACTGTGCAGGAAGAATTGCGGAAACATGCCAAAAGTGAAGAGGAAAAGCTGTTTTTACTGGTTCCAGAACAGGCTTCTTTTGAGAACGAAAGAACAATTTTGCATGCACTTGGGGCCAAAGATGCGCAGAAAATTTATGTGCTGAGCTTTTCTCGCCTTTGTGACTTACTCGGTCGTACTTATGGAGCAATGGCCGGAAAACGGCTTTCGGCCGGAGGCAGAATCATCCTGATGAATATGGCATTGGAGCAGGTTCGAGACCGTCTGCATTTTTACCGTAAAAACGCAAATGGAACGGAATTGATTTCAACGCTGCTGCAGGGGGAAAGCGAATTTAAAATGTGCCGTGTTTCGCCGGAAGATCTGCAGCGAGCTTCTCTGAGTGCCCAGACGCCGAACCTGAAACAAAAGCTTTCAGAACTATCTTTGATTCTGTCTTCTTATGAAGCACTGGTAAGTCAGAGTTATCTTGATCCGCAGGACGATCTAACCCGCGCGGCAAATTTATTGGAAGCCCATCCTTTTTTTGAAAATGCAGTCGTCTATATTGATGGGTTTCAAAGCTTTACCATGCAGGAATATGAAATTCTTAAATTTGTGATTCGTCAGAGCAAGGAGGTTACGATTTCTCTTTGTGCAGATCAACTGGCAGACCCTGAACATGGGTTGGGACTTTTTTCATTCGTTCGGGAAACGGCACAAAAATTGATTCGCCTTGCAAGAGAAGGAAATGTGCCGGTGGCAGCGCCAACTATTTTGCCGGAAGGTAAACGGTTTCTTTCGGAAGATCTTGCTAAACTGGAAGCAAACCTTTATCGGGGCAAACGGGAAAAGGCGGATAAAAGTGCAGAACAGATTCATCTTTATGCGGCTCAGAATCTTTATGATGAGGCTCAATTTGCAGCAGCAAGCATTCGAAGATTTCTAGTAAACGGCACCTATCGCTGCCGAGAAATTGCAGTGGCGGCTCGGTCATTGGAGCCTTACCGTGGAATTTTAAACGCTGCATTCGAGCGGTACGAGATTCCATTTTTCATGGACGAAGCACAAAATATTATAGCACAGCCTTTAATGAGACTTACATTGTCAGCTTTAAAAGCTGTCTCTTCCGGATTCGAAACCGAGGAAATCCTTACATGTATTAAGACAAATCTTCTCGGGATTGATGAAAATATGCAGTCACAGCTGGAAAATTACTGCTTTGTCTGGCAGCTGAATAAATCGGCTTGGCAGGCGCCGTTTACGATGCACCCTGGTGGATTTGTTTCCAAATGGACAGAGAAAGATCAGGATCTTTTAGTAGAACTCAATGAAGTGCGAGAAAAAATCATTACGCCCATGGTACATCTAAGAGAAAAAACCAAAGACACCGACGGAAAAGGGATGGCGAAAGCAGTCTACGATTATCTGACGGAAGCCGGGGTACAAGAAAATCTGCGGAATTTTGCGGATTCTCTCGAAAAAGGAGGAGCCCCTGCGCTTGCAGATAATACCCTTCGTCTCTGGGATTTGCTGATGGAAATTCTGGATCAGTGCGCGATGACCATTTCAGAACGGCCGATCTCGCGGACTTCCTTTCTAGAACTTTTACGAATGGTGATTTCAGAAAGTGAAATGGCGAGTATTCCACAGGGATTGGATGAAGTGACGATAGGCGCCGCAAATCGTATCCGCATGGCAAAACCGAAAGTCGTCTTTTTACTTGGCGTTTGTCAGGGGGAATTTCCACAGACTCCTTCCAGCGGAGGAATTCTAAGCTTTTCAGAGAGAATTTCACTGATCGATCATGGACTACCGCTCAGTGATCCGCTTTCAGGGGTTGCTGTGCAGGAACGATTCCTTGCTTATCAGATGGCTTCAGCTCCTAGCGAAAGACTTTATGTTTCGTGGCCGATTAATTCCAGTGATGGGACCCAAAAACAGCCTTCTTCGCTGGTTTCGGAGATTTCGGCATTGTTTCCCCATTGCCCGGTTGAATCGGAAATGACTTTACCGGAATCTTATTTTGCAGGATCTAAAAAGGCAGCTTTCGAGTTGCTTGCGAGGCGGTGGAATCATAAGACAGCCGTAGAAGCTTCCCTGCGTCAATTATTCTCTGAAACAGGGGAAGAAGCACGCATGAGTGCACTGGAAAAAGCGTCAAAGAGAGAAACTGCGGCCTTTCAAGATCCGGAAAACGCCCAAAAGATTTTTCCTAAAAATATGCGCGTTTCGGCGACACAAATCGAAACGTATCATCAATGCAGGTTCCGTTATTTCTGCCGTTATGGAATGAACATAGAGGAAAGACGAATGGCAAAATTGGATGCGCTGGAATACGGCAGTTTAATGCATTATCTCTTAGAGCATTTATTTCGTGAGATCGGTGCCAAAAAGATTTTAAAGCTGGGACAAAAAGAACTGCGGAAAAATGTAGATCAGCAGCTTTTATCATATGCGCAGGAAAAACTTGGTGGAACAGAGACTCAGACAGCACGCTTTTCATGGCTTTTGCAGCGTGTAGCAGAAGCAGCCTGCGTTGTGATATGGCATATTGCGGAAGAACTTTCTCAGAGCAGATTTTCACCGACTGATTTTGAGCTTCCAGTTGGACAAAGTGAGATTCCCGGGCTGAAAATTTCACTTTCTGACGGTGGAAGTGTAGAAGTTGATGGAAAGATCGACCGTGTAGATGCAGATGAAATTGACGGAAATACCTATCTGCGGGTCGTTGATTATAAGACCGGAAAAAAGATGTTTCACCTTTCCGATATTTTGGACGGAACGAACCTACAGATGCTGATTTATCTTGCAGCACTGTGCGAAAACGGCGGGTCACACTGGAAAAATCCGAAGCCTGCAGGAATTCTTTATATGCCGGCGGATCGGCCGGCTTTTACCGCCAGTCGAAAGACGGATGACGAGACGATCCAAAAAGATCAGAATAAAAAGCTGCGGATGAATGGACTCTTGTTGGACGCCCCAGGAATCCTTTCCGATATGGAGGAGGACGGAAAGGGGACTTATATTCCTGCGGCTCTAAAAAACGGGGCATCAACAGCAAAGAGCAGTGTTGTAAGCAGCAGGGATTTTGAGCTGATTCTCCAAAGTATTCGGAAAATGGTCAAGGAGATGGCAGAAGAACTACATCGGGGAAATGTGGAAGCACAGCCTTTAAAAGACCGGAACACCGCATGTAAATGGTGTCCGTATGGGGCAGTTTGTATGACCGAGGAAGGAATGCCCGTTCGGGAAACAAAATCGAATGTATCTGTGACAGAAACAGTTGAAATTCTGAGGAGGGGGGAGTCAGATGGAACGTGA